The DNA segment CGAATTTCGCTACACAGGTAATCACTGTAAAACTTACGGCCAGTAAACCTGGTATGATAACTTTTAATGCGAACTTCATTACTCCACATCAAGACATAGTAATTAAGACTCTCGGTGATAATGTTGTGCTTGATGGTATTGCGGGGCAGCATGAGGGACTGAAAGGTAAAATACGTTTTGAGGGGCGTATGGCTGTGCGTAATAATGGCGGGAAAATGGTCTGTAAAGATGGTATTATGAGTGTTAATAATGCCGATGAGGCTGTGATATATGTATCTATTGCTACCAACTTTGTGAATTATAAGAATATATCTGCTGATGAGAAGGTACGTGCCAAGAGTTATATAGATAGTGCAATGGCTATAGACTATCAGACTGCTAAAAATAAACATGAAGACATCTTCCATAAGTATATGGACAGGACCAGTCTTTATCTTGGTGAAGATAAATTTGCCAATCTTACTACTGATGCCAGAATTGCAGGTTTCGCAAAGAATAATGATAATTATCTTGCTGCGACCTATTTTACGTTCGGCAGATATCTGTTGATATGCTGTTCACAACCTGGTGGGCAACCGGCCAACCTGCAAGGGATCTGGAATGACAAAATGCTACCGTCATGGGACAGTAAATATACCACAAATATCAATCTGGAGATGAACTATTGGCCTGCAGAAGTTACTAATCTTACAGAACTTAACGGTCCGCTGTTCAGTCTGATAGATGATGTAAGCAAGACTGGTCATGATGCTGCGCGTATAATGTATGGGGCAGATGGATGGGTGTTGCATCATAATACCGATATATGGCGTATCACAGGCGCTGTAGATCATGCGGCTTCTGGTATGTGGCAGACCGGCGCAGCATGGCTTTGTCGTCATCTATGGGAACATTACCTTTATACTGGCGATAAGGACTTTTTGCATAATGTATATCCTACAATGAAAGAGGCTGCTTTGTTTTTCGATCAAACTATGGTGAAAGAGCCTAAGCACGGATGGCTTGTGGTGTGTCCTGATCTATCGCCAGAGAATGTACATGCGGGTAGTAACCATAAGGCAACTATTGCTGCCGGTGTTACTATGGATAATGAGCTGGTTAGTGATTTGTTCCATGAGGTGATAGCTTCAGCCGGGATACTTAATACGGATAATGACTTGGCATCTCATTATAAACAATTATTGACACAGATGCCACCTATGCAGATAGGGCATTGGGGACAGTTACAGGAGTGGATGGAAGACTGGGATGATCCCACAGACACTCACCGCCATGTTTCGCATCTTTACGGATTATATCCAAGCAATCAGATATCACCTTATCGTACGCCCCAACTTTTTGATGCAGCACGCACATCGCTGGTGCATCGTGGAGATGAAAGTACCGGATGGAGTATGGGATGGAAAGTTTGCTTTTGGGCCAGATTGCTTGATGGCAACCATGCTTATAAACTGATTGCTGACCAGTTGAAATTGTCTGATGATAAGTTTGTTGCTTATGGTACGAACAAGAAGGGTGGAGGTACTTATGCCAATATGTTTGATGCGCATCCTCCATTTCAGATAGACGGCAACTTTGGATGTACAGCAGGTATAGCAGAAATGCTAATGCAAAGTTATGATGGATATATATATCTGTTACCAGCATTACCAGATGTTTGGCAGGATGGTAGTGTAAGAGGGCTTGTCGCACGCGGTGGTTTTTTTATAGACATTGACTGGAAAGGTGGCCGTATTAATCATTTGCGTGTATACTCTGAGAAGGGAGGCAACTGTCGTTTGCGTTCTGTTGTAAAACTGAAAGGTAAAGGACTGAAAAAAGCTGTTGGAGGTAATTCAAATCCATTATACGATGTACCTGGCAATGCTTCTATCCTTATTAACAAAGAAGCTAAACTTAATAAACTCAAACTACCTAATACATACCTTTACGACCTTAAGACAAAGGCTGGAGAAGTATGGGAATATAATGATTAAAATAAAAATGAAAAAATATCTGTTTATATTATTGCTATCGGCATTGGTGCTTGATGTTTCTGGTGCCATAAAACCATGGAATAACGGACGCTTAAGAGTTTCTGACAATCATAAGTTTTTGCAGTTTGATAACGGCAAACCTTTCTTTTGGCAAGGCGAAACAGCATGGCTATTACCTCAGAGATTAAATAGAGATGAGGCTTCTTATTATCTTCAGCGATGCAACGAAGCTGGTTATAATATGGTTCAAATTCAGGTTATGGATAAGGTGCCATCATATAATATATACGGTCAGATGTCGTTGATCGATGGATTCAATTTTGAAGGCATCAATCGCAAAGGTGTTTATGGTTATTGGGATCATCTTGATTATATCATAGACAGGGCTGCAGATAACGGTATATATGTCGGTATGGTATGCATATGGGGATCTCAGGTAAAGGATGGCGCAATAAATGCTGAACAGGCAAAGGCTTATGGCAAGTTTCTTGCAGAGAGATATAAAGATCGTCCTAATATTATTTGGATAATGGGTGGTGACATACAGGGCGACATACATACTGAGGTATGGGATGCTTTGGCTAACACTATTAAGAGTATTGATAAGAATCATCTTATGTCTTATCACCCACGTGGACGTTATACATCTGCCAAATGGTTTAATGATCGTAGTTGGCTTGATTTTAATATGTTCCAAAGTGGCCATCGACGTTATGGTCAGCGTATGGGTAACAAAGACTATCCTATACCGGATAATACTGAAGAGGACAACTGGCAGTATGTCGATTCTACATGGCAGTATAAAAATATAAAACCGGTACTTGATGATGAACCTATATATGAGGATATACCTCAGGGACTCCATGATAATAATGAACCAAGATGGCAGGCTCGTGATGTACGAAGATATGCTTATTGGTCTGTATTCGCAGGATCTTGTGGACATACTTATGGGCATAATGCCATCATGCAGTTCTTAAAACCTGGCTATCCTACATCTTATGGTGATGCCGGTGATGTTAAGTCATGGTATCAGGCTCTCAAAGATCCAGGGTTTAGTCAGATGAAGTATCTTAAGAATCTTATTATGGCGTTCCCTTATTTTGAAAGGGTGCCTGATCAGAGTATAATACTAGACAATGGCAAGCAATATAACCGTCTTTCGGCTACTCGTGGTAAAGATTATCTACTTGTTTATAACTATACAGGGAGGACCATGAAACTTGATCTTCGTAAAATAAGCGGTAGCAAGAAGAATCTCTGGACTTATAATACACAGAATGGTATGCTTACCTATATTGGTAAATACGATAACAAGGTAGTCTCTTTGGATATAAACCCAGCTAATGGGAGTACTGATACCGACTTTGTATTGATTGCCGTAGATGCTGATAAAACATATTTGGCAAAAGATCAGAAAAAGATATCAGATCAAAACCTCTCAGGTAAGACCAGAGACTTGAACGAATAACAGACTTTTGAAATGAAAAAACAGCAAATACTAGCTACGATACTGTTGCTCATTGCTTATTCTTCTGTATGGGCAGTGAATGTAAAGGTTACTAATCTACGTACAGAACAAATGACTAATCCAATGGGACTGGATAATAACACCCCAAGGATGAGTTGGATTATTGAGTCGGATAAGAACAACGTACATCAGGATGCTTATCAGATAATAGCAGCATCCTCTCCAGAACTATTGTCTGAGGATAAAGCGGATATATGGAATTCGGGTAGGGTCAGTACCAATCAATCTGTATGGGTAAATTATGGTGGCAAAAATTTGCAAAGCAACCAACGGGTATATTGGCGTGTTCGGGTATATACCAATGTCGGTATTAGTGCATGGAGTGATATGTCAATGTTTAGCATTGGCCTACTTGGCGAAACTCATTGGGATGGCAGATGGATAGGCACAGATAATCTTATGCCCGATGATAAAGCAGGTGTGCAGCACAGCGTTATGAGTGCAAGATATTTGCGTAAGGAGTTCAGCATAAAAAAACAGTTGAGACAGGCTACTGCTTATATAGCCGGTTTAGGACTTTATGAATTGTATATCAATGGCAACAGGATAGGCAATCAGGTTCTTGCTCCTTCTCCTACAGACTATCGTAAAACTATTCTATACAATACTTTTGATGTTACGGCACAGCTCCGTCAGTCTAAAAATGCTGTGGGCGTAATACTTGGCAATGGCAGATATTTTGCTATGCGTCAGAATAAACCATATAAGAACACCACATTTGGATACCCTAAATGTAGAGTTAATATTGTATTGGAATATACTGATGGTACAAAAGATGTAGTTTCGACAGACGAGACCTGGAAACTGACGACAGATGGACCGATAAGGGCTAATAATGAATATGATGGTGAGACATATGATGCTCGTAAAGAAATGTTAGGATGGACTAATGCCGGTTATGACGATTCTAAATGGGATGATGCTGAAAGGGTAAGTGTGCCTTCCGGTACATTGAGAGGTGCTATGACCGAAAATATGCGTGTCGTAAAGACTTTAAGTCCTGTATTGAAAAAGTACAATGATAAACTGATATTGGATTTCGGACAGAATATGGCTGGATGGGTTCGTATCAGTGTGCATGGCAATGCAGGTGATACCATCAAGTTAAGGTATGCTGAGAAACTCACTGCTGATGGACAACTGTATACCGAAAATCTACGTGACGCAATGTCTACTGATACTTATATATGTAATGGCAGAGAGAATGGACAGTGTTGGTCGCCAAGGTTTGTATATCATGGATTCAGGTATGCCGAAATCATAGGAGTAAAAGATGCTAAAGCATCTGATTTTACGGCAGAGGTAGTAAGCGATGAAATGTTACAAACAGGTTCATTCTCTTGCAGCGATACGATACTTAACAAGATTTATCATAATGCCTTCTGGGGCGTAATGAGCGATTATAAAGGTATGCCGGTAGACTGTCCGCAACGTAATGAGCGTCAACCGTGGCTGGGCGACCGTACTATGGGGTCGTTAGGCGAAAGTTATCTCTTTGATAACCAGTCTCTATATAGCAAGTGGATGAAGGATATATACGAGGCACAACGAGAAGATGGTTGCATACCTGATGTGGCGCCTGCATATTGGAATTATTATACCGATAATGTCACATGGCCTGCCGCATTACCTTTCACATGCGATATGTTGTACTCTCAATATGGTAATAAAAGTATTGTTGAACAATGTTATCCTAATATCAAAAGATGGGTTAAGCACATCACAGACGAGTATATGAAAGATGGTATAGTATACCGGGATAAGTATGGCGACTGGTGTGTTCCGCCCGAGAAACCTGAACTGATACATAGTCAGGATCCCGCCAGACAGACAGACGGCGCTTTGATATCCACAGCATACATGATAAGGGTTGCAAAACTTATGAGCAAGTTTGCCAAGATGCAAAATCTTACTGATGATGCATTGTTGTGGAATAAGATGGAAGGTGATATGAAAGATGCCTTTAACCGTAAGTTTCTTACAGTAAAGCGTGGCACATCACTAGTACCCGGACACACATTATATCCGGATAGTATATTCTATGGCAACAATACCGTTACAGCCAATCTTCTGCCATTAGCATTTGGTATAGTACCTGATTCGTGTAAGGCTGATGTGGTAAAGAATATCGTTAACAATATCATAACACTTAATAATGCTCATATCTCTTGTGGCGTGATAGGGGTGCAGTGGTTGTTGAGGGTTCTTTCAGATAATGGATTCGCTGATGTGGCGTATCTGTTGGCTACCAACAAGACATATCCTTCTTGGGGATATATGACAGAGAAAGGAGCAACTACCATTTGGGAGTTATGGAATGGCGATACAGCTAGTGCTAAGATGAATAGTGCAAACCATGTAATGCTGTTGGGTGACTTATTGACTTGGTGCTATCAGTATCTAGGAGGAATAAGAAATGCATACGGTAGCAATGCTTATAGTCATATAATGTTGAAACCATCTTTCGAGATAGAGGATGCCAATGATATTGATGTCAGCTATATTTCACCATATGGGAAAATAGTAAGCAAGTGGCATAAGACATTGACTCATTTAGATTGGGATGTAGAGATCCCTGCCAATACAACTGCTGATGTATATCTACCTGATGGTAAAATAGAAAAGATTGGTTCTGGAAAATACCATTATAGTATAGATATACCTGCTCGTGATAGTAGGATCGTAGAAGACCAGTTCTTATACGAACATGCCGATTTTCCTGAATGTCATGCTTCTACTATAGCAGAGATGCCTAATGGCGATTTAGTCGCATCATTCTTTGGTGGAACAAAAGAGCGTAATCCTGATGTATGTATATGGGTGTGCCGTAAGCCAAAAGGTGCAAAGATATGGACGAAACCTATGAAGGTTGCTGATGGCGTCTTCAAGTTGAATACTAAAGAAGCTGATATAGCAGGCATAACAGCAGAGACAACCGATGCAGTAGGAGGCAAGGCTACCACTTCTGATATGAAGCGAAAGGCATGTTGGAATCCTGTATTGTATCTTATGTCTGATGGTAAATTGATGCTGTTTTTCAAGATAGGCAAAGATGTAGCTGACTGGACAGGGTGGACTGTAACCTCATCTGATGGTGGAAAGACGTGGGGCAAGAAACAACCATTACCTAAAGGATTTCTTGGACCGATAAAGAACAAACCTGAACTTATTGGTGACAGACTTATTTGTCCATCAAGTACGGAAGCTGATGGTTGGAAAATACACTTCGAGATATACAATATCAAAACAAAAGAGTGGAAATACATAGGCCCAATAGATGCAAATATGGAATATCCTACTAGTGATATGCTCAAGAAAGATAGAGTAAAACGTCCGATACTCTGTATACAACCTTCGATACTTCGACTCAAAGATGGCAGACTGCAGGTATTATGTCGTACTCGTAATGGCAGACTTGCAACATCGTTTAGTAGTGATGGTGGCGAAACATGGAGTAGGGTGGAACTGACAGATCTGCCCAATAACAACTCTGGTACTGATGCCGTGACTCTACAAGACGGCAGACATATTCTTATATATAACGATTTCGCAACTCTTCCGGGAACTCCTAAAGGAGTACGCACACCGATTAGTCTGGCTATATCAGATGATGGTATACATTGGCGGCATCTTATGACACTCGAAAATAGTCCTATAAGTCAGTATTCATATCCGGCCATCATACAAGGTATGGATGGAAGTCTGCATGCTGTATATACATGGCGTAGACAACGTATAGCATATAAAAAGATAAAACTATGAGGATAATAAATATAATATTTGCCTGTTTGCTGTATTGCTCTATAGGCAATGCCAAAACATACACAGTCGTTACTCCCAAAAAGTCATCAGCAAGAGAGCTGTATGCAGTGGAATACCTTCATCGTAAACTTACGGAGATAGGATATACGGATATTAGCAAGGGCGCAACCAGAACAGTCGAGATAAATACTTATAAACTAAATGGCAAACCTGATATAATAGTATATCTTAAGCAATCGGCCGATACTGCCGGACTGAAAAAAGAGGGTTATACGATAACCTCTAAAGGTAACAAGGTATATATAACTGGCAATGACGGGACAGGCGTGATATATGGTTGCTGTGCCCTTGTAGAGCATCTTCATAGATATGGTAACGCAGACTTTTCAAAGGCTTGTGTAGATGCTCCCGAGATGGTGATGCGTGGCGCATGTATTGGTATGCAGAAAACAGAGTATCTTCCCGGTCATAATGTTTACGAGTATCCTTATACGCCACAGACATTCCCTTGGTTTTACGATAAGGCAGCATGGATAAAATATCTGGATATGCTGGTAGACGACAGGATGAACTCTCTTTATATATGGAATGGTCATCCGTTTTCATCTTTGGTACGTCTCAAAGATTATCCTTTTGCCGTTGAGGTGGATGATTCAACATTCAAGAAGAATGAGGAAATGTATACTTTCCTTACCAAAGAGGCTGGCAGAAGGGGAATTTCTGTTATACAGATGTTCTATAATATCATATTAAGTAAACCATTTGCTGATCATTACGGACTGAAGACGCAAGACCGCCATAGAGGTATAACACCATTGATAAGCGACTATACCCGTAAGTCGATTGCGGCTTTCATAGAGAAATATCCCAATGTAGGTCTTCTTGTATGTCTTGGTGAGGCAATGGATACTTACGAAGATGATGTACAATGGTTTACAAAGACAATAATACCAGGTGTAAAGGATGGTCTGAAGGCTCTCGGGCGTACTGACGAACCTCCTATAATATTACGTGCTCATGATACCGATAGTAAGATGGTTCTTGATGCGGCACTGCCCTTGTATCGTAATATCTATACTATGCAAAAGTATAATGGAGAGTCGCTCACCACATATCAGCCTCAGGGCCCTTGGGCGGAAGAACACCGGTATTTAGCTTCGCTGGGTGCTCCTCATATAGAGAATGTTCATATCCTTGCTAATCTGGAGCCATGGAGA comes from the Xylanibacter oryzae DSM 17970 genome and includes:
- a CDS encoding family 78 glycoside hydrolase catalytic domain; translation: MKKQQILATILLLIAYSSVWAVNVKVTNLRTEQMTNPMGLDNNTPRMSWIIESDKNNVHQDAYQIIAASSPELLSEDKADIWNSGRVSTNQSVWVNYGGKNLQSNQRVYWRVRVYTNVGISAWSDMSMFSIGLLGETHWDGRWIGTDNLMPDDKAGVQHSVMSARYLRKEFSIKKQLRQATAYIAGLGLYELYINGNRIGNQVLAPSPTDYRKTILYNTFDVTAQLRQSKNAVGVILGNGRYFAMRQNKPYKNTTFGYPKCRVNIVLEYTDGTKDVVSTDETWKLTTDGPIRANNEYDGETYDARKEMLGWTNAGYDDSKWDDAERVSVPSGTLRGAMTENMRVVKTLSPVLKKYNDKLILDFGQNMAGWVRISVHGNAGDTIKLRYAEKLTADGQLYTENLRDAMSTDTYICNGRENGQCWSPRFVYHGFRYAEIIGVKDAKASDFTAEVVSDEMLQTGSFSCSDTILNKIYHNAFWGVMSDYKGMPVDCPQRNERQPWLGDRTMGSLGESYLFDNQSLYSKWMKDIYEAQREDGCIPDVAPAYWNYYTDNVTWPAALPFTCDMLYSQYGNKSIVEQCYPNIKRWVKHITDEYMKDGIVYRDKYGDWCVPPEKPELIHSQDPARQTDGALISTAYMIRVAKLMSKFAKMQNLTDDALLWNKMEGDMKDAFNRKFLTVKRGTSLVPGHTLYPDSIFYGNNTVTANLLPLAFGIVPDSCKADVVKNIVNNIITLNNAHISCGVIGVQWLLRVLSDNGFADVAYLLATNKTYPSWGYMTEKGATTIWELWNGDTASAKMNSANHVMLLGDLLTWCYQYLGGIRNAYGSNAYSHIMLKPSFEIEDANDIDVSYISPYGKIVSKWHKTLTHLDWDVEIPANTTADVYLPDGKIEKIGSGKYHYSIDIPARDSRIVEDQFLYEHADFPECHASTIAEMPNGDLVASFFGGTKERNPDVCIWVCRKPKGAKIWTKPMKVADGVFKLNTKEADIAGITAETTDAVGGKATTSDMKRKACWNPVLYLMSDGKLMLFFKIGKDVADWTGWTVTSSDGGKTWGKKQPLPKGFLGPIKNKPELIGDRLICPSSTEADGWKIHFEIYNIKTKEWKYIGPIDANMEYPTSDMLKKDRVKRPILCIQPSILRLKDGRLQVLCRTRNGRLATSFSSDGGETWSRVELTDLPNNNSGTDAVTLQDGRHILIYNDFATLPGTPKGVRTPISLAISDDGIHWRHLMTLENSPISQYSYPAIIQGMDGSLHAVYTWRRQRIAYKKIKL
- a CDS encoding glycoside hydrolase family 140 protein, whose product is MKKYLFILLLSALVLDVSGAIKPWNNGRLRVSDNHKFLQFDNGKPFFWQGETAWLLPQRLNRDEASYYLQRCNEAGYNMVQIQVMDKVPSYNIYGQMSLIDGFNFEGINRKGVYGYWDHLDYIIDRAADNGIYVGMVCIWGSQVKDGAINAEQAKAYGKFLAERYKDRPNIIWIMGGDIQGDIHTEVWDALANTIKSIDKNHLMSYHPRGRYTSAKWFNDRSWLDFNMFQSGHRRYGQRMGNKDYPIPDNTEEDNWQYVDSTWQYKNIKPVLDDEPIYEDIPQGLHDNNEPRWQARDVRRYAYWSVFAGSCGHTYGHNAIMQFLKPGYPTSYGDAGDVKSWYQALKDPGFSQMKYLKNLIMAFPYFERVPDQSIILDNGKQYNRLSATRGKDYLLVYNYTGRTMKLDLRKISGSKKNLWTYNTQNGMLTYIGKYDNKVVSLDINPANGSTDTDFVLIAVDADKTYLAKDQKKISDQNLSGKTRDLNE
- a CDS encoding glycoside hydrolase family 95 protein, with product MKKIKILAALLGLLACSSIYASKYRLWYDKPAEVWTEALPLGNGRLGAMVYGNPAVEHIQLNEETIWAGQPNNNANPEAKANLPIIRKLIFDGKYEEAQNLANEKVMSSTNHGMPYQPFGDLYISFPGHSQYKNYIRELSLDSALTIVKYTIGDVEYQRETITNFATQVITVKLTASKPGMITFNANFITPHQDIVIKTLGDNVVLDGIAGQHEGLKGKIRFEGRMAVRNNGGKMVCKDGIMSVNNADEAVIYVSIATNFVNYKNISADEKVRAKSYIDSAMAIDYQTAKNKHEDIFHKYMDRTSLYLGEDKFANLTTDARIAGFAKNNDNYLAATYFTFGRYLLICCSQPGGQPANLQGIWNDKMLPSWDSKYTTNINLEMNYWPAEVTNLTELNGPLFSLIDDVSKTGHDAARIMYGADGWVLHHNTDIWRITGAVDHAASGMWQTGAAWLCRHLWEHYLYTGDKDFLHNVYPTMKEAALFFDQTMVKEPKHGWLVVCPDLSPENVHAGSNHKATIAAGVTMDNELVSDLFHEVIASAGILNTDNDLASHYKQLLTQMPPMQIGHWGQLQEWMEDWDDPTDTHRHVSHLYGLYPSNQISPYRTPQLFDAARTSLVHRGDESTGWSMGWKVCFWARLLDGNHAYKLIADQLKLSDDKFVAYGTNKKGGGTYANMFDAHPPFQIDGNFGCTAGIAEMLMQSYDGYIYLLPALPDVWQDGSVRGLVARGGFFIDIDWKGGRINHLRVYSEKGGNCRLRSVVKLKGKGLKKAVGGNSNPLYDVPGNASILINKEAKLNKLKLPNTYLYDLKTKAGEVWEYND